AGCACCCGAAGCATACAGTAGAGGCTCACAAATCTGCTTTGCAGGAGAAACTGTGGAGCCCTGAAGCGAGCGATGGAGGCAGGGCTCTCACTTCCACACCTCTGTAGGTTCTCACAGAGCACGTGCCAAGGCAGTGTCAGTCCCCAGGGGCTGGAAGTGCGTAGGACACACATTTTAAATTGCTCAACAACTGGTTCCTCAGTGGGAGGCAGTGAACAGTGAGTTCCCGTGTCTGGATCGGTATAGACTGAGGTTGCACAGCTACCTGATAGGGACCGTGTAGAAAAGAATTGAATCTCAGGGGGAGCAGTTGAATGAGTAAGTCTTTAGGGTCCCTTCCCATGGTGGGGTTTTATGACATTCCTTGTGGAAGCAAAaggggagaggcaggaaggaaaaaaaaaaaaaaaacagaggagagagggggaggaaatgaaagaacaaaatataaaaagagacaggaaggaaggctgGAGGCTGGGTCCCGTTCTATGCATGGGCCAGAAGGTGCGGAGTTCCTGAGAGGCTGGTGTCTCAATGGGCGGTGGACAGAGCGTCACAGCACCCTTCAGCACCCACCCATTCCTGTCGTGTGGGCCAAGCCTTTGGGCCTGACCCACCCAGGGGGCATGAGGCCCACCTGAGCAGTGTGTGTTCATTAGGAAGCTTGGCCTGGCACAAAGGAGGGCAGAACTCTCAGCAACTCTGCACAGTCTCTtaggggcatgcaggatcttaggaAGTCTCCAGGAGGGTTCTCAATCCTTAGAACAGAGGGGACAAGAAGGAGCCCTTAGCCCTCTGACCCTCCCCTCCCACGATGAGAGGATTGTGTGGGATTGACATCGATAAGCACTCATCAGCCGGGCCTGTGTTCAAATGCAACCGTGTGGTTGGATTCAGGAACCAATCATAGAAATCGGGCCAGTCCCTGCCCCCTGCTCAAAAGCAGCATTTGCAGGTAGAACAAAGCAGCCCTCTTACTAAAAGATTATACTTCTGAGCTATGTCCCTGACAGTGGTGTGGGCTACAGTGTCGGGGCTTTGGGGCTGTGGCCCTCAGAGAGGAATCTTTTTCACAGACAGCTGGCCTGGGAAGGCAAACTGTGCTCTGGCCCCGGTAAGTGTCCCAGCTGGGACAAGATGCTGGATGTCTGGACCTGGGCCTGGTCTCCAGACCGGCCTGATCCAGTTAGGAAGACCTGATACccacagagagggagagggatgaGAGACTCAAAGTGAGAAGTAGGGAGCGTAGGGACGGACTCTTCACCTGCCCCACTCTTTTCTATTCCTTTCCTCTTCCATCCTTCCTGGTGGTTCCCTACCCCCATGACCCCTGcctggggagatgggaggagatTCAGCTGAAACACACCAGCCCAATCCCAGCACTGTAAGCTGGACAGGAGCATCACTTTTCATCCCTCTTCTCTCCTGTTTCCCACCCAAGAAGCCCCATTTCTAGGACTAAAATCAGTGTGCTTCCAATCCTGAGGGTACGTACCTCAGCCCACACCAGCATCACATGCCCTACCAGGGGCCCAGGCATCACTTCACTGAGCATCATCACTGccaccaccaacacacacacacacacacacacacacacacacacacacacacacacacacacacacacacacacacacacacacacacacacacacacacacggctcctGGGCTAAAGGTACCAGCTTGTTCTTTGGAGTTTTCCCCCTTTGCTGCTCTCCATCATTTGCCTGCTCTGTCCTTTGCAGGACCTGTGCCGTCTTTTGTGCACAAGTCTTGGCCCTCTACCTCCTCATAGAACCCAAGGTAGTGCTGACACATAGAAACGAAGCCGTCCTCACAGAGCCACAGCCCATCATGTCAGGGTCAAACCAGGGAGGACTGTGCAtgctctcacactcacacacacactccggAGCTCGCCAAGAGTTCAGTCTGCAGAAaaccacccctccctccctgctaACCTTCCCCACTCACTTgcagcctcccccatcccacttGGTCTCCTCGCTCCATCCCAGAGTTGGAGGCGCCGAGACCAGGCACCAGGGTGTAAACAcctggaaaaaaatcacaaagcagTCAAGCAAAAAACCACACAAAGGACCCCAAAGGGAGGATCCCAGGGGCTCCTTCCTCCTCAGGTTTCCTCTTGCATCCCCTCCgtctgtccccccccccccccccccgacaaaGAGTCACCAAGCCCAGTCCAAATCGATTGTTTTATTGACTGTTTACATCATACAGACGCCTTTAGAAAAGGGCGCGGGCTCCAGAGGGCTATTCCGCCCCGAGGCCGCACTTGTGCTGCGCTTCACCGACAGGCCTGGTCCCGgtgcccccaaccccccaccccaatccctAGGCTTTTCTGCAAGAACGAAAAAAGACCACCGCCCGAGTCGCCGCGCCGCGTCCCCTCTCCCCGCCCTCCCTCCCGCCCGCCTCCCAACACTACACTTGACACACTTTTACGGGACACAGACTTTTCTCCTACAGAGCACGCTCGTCTAGGACTACAGCGGGGCAAACACAATTCCCGCAGAAGGAGGGGCGGTTAGGGCGGGGAGGCGCGAGCATCCGTGGCTTTTCTCCAACCGGGCCCCGCCGCACAGTCACGCGCAAGCTTTGTGCGAACCGGGGCACTAGCCCCTCATGGGAGACGGGATCCAGGAGGCCAGAGCAGGcttcctgcccccctccccgcaCCCCCGGCCCTTCTCGAGCTGAGGTCCAGGCCGCGAGCAGCAGCGGAACTGGAGCTGTCGAATCTCCGGAAACCCCAAGTCCCTCACAACGAAACTGGCCGGGGACCAAGGCCGCACCCTCCGCGGAAAAGGGGTGCGTGGTTCTCCGGCACTTTAAGTTAGGGGAGAGGGCGAGAGAAGAcggattccccccacccccagacacacacacacacacacacacacacacacacacacacacacacacagagttttccCCAGAGGCAAGGAAGGGAGTGTTAGCACCAGACCCGGAGAGTCGCTGTCTTGGAAAACAACGAAAATATGAAAATCGGAGTGTGGCACTGAAATGCGCCCCAGGCACCCGGCCCGGCTCCAGCCGGTCCGAAGCGGAGATGCAATGAAAGTACAGAAGCGTTTGGTTCCCAGTCGGGAGGGGGCTTTGAAACTAGAAACTGGGGATTGCCGCCGAATCCTGGCTTCTGGGATGCGAAGCGCCCGAAAGGGCACAGTAGGGGGTTGGGGCGGGACCCCATAGCGCTCCAAGCCAGGGAAGTCTGCTGGGGGTCCCGGGCTGACAGCGAGCCACAGCATGACCATCAGATATTTCCAACGTCTTCTTCCATTTCCTTCGGCTTCCGAGCCCACAGTGAAGTGGGCTCCCGGGCGGGATTGCGCAGATAATTGGGGTGGGAATGGAGAGGCTTGGAGTTCGCCTCACGGTCAGCGGATGGTGTCTCATacagggagggaggagcaggggacctgtGCTTGCCTGGAGGGGAATTCAGCCCACAGGGACAACGACCGTCGTGGGTGGGACTGGTGAAGTCGTCCCACTCCCCACTGGAGCCCCCCAGTAGTCAGGGTAAGGGGGTGGAGTAAGTGAAGGTGGGGTTGGGCATAAATCATAACAGCCCTATGCCTCTCCTCCCAGATACCCGAGGTCGGGGATAGGGATGGGCTGCCACGTAGGCTGGGGGTTCAGCCCGCCGTCTGCCTGTAGTTGCCGTTAATCTCCTGGGCGATGTCGACCGCTTCGGCACCCAGGGGCAGCCGGTCACTGTACTCGGAGCCCGCCTCGAACTCCTCTTGGTTGGCCTTGGACTGGGATTCCACCAGCGAGCAAGCCGCCAGGCTCTCCTCTCTCTGCAGGTCCCCAGTGGGGTCCCCCTGCTCCACGTCTTCGTCGAGGCCCTCCCCCGGGGCCTCTTCTGGCTCCTCCCCGCCCGCCTCGCCACCCGGGGGGTAGCTTTTCTCGGACTCGAGGTAGGAGGCGCGAGGGTCGAAGTCGGCGGCGATGCGCTTCTCCATGGGGTCGGGGGCCTGCGGCCTGAGGATAAGGCGGTAGGGCTTGCCTGGGTGTTTGGCCAGCAGATGGCAGCAGGCGGCCCCCAGCAGGGGCACGGTGGCCAGCACCAGGAGGAACACGCTCACCGCCACGATCACCAGCAGCGAGGGCAGCTCTTTCTTGGTGGCGAACACCACTTGCACGTGGCAGGCCTCGCCTGCCAGCGCCAGGCACACGGAGTAGTTGGTGCCGGGCCGCAGGCCACGGAACCAGTAGGCGTTGACGCCCTCCTCGACGCGCGACCACTGCACTGCTGCGCCGCCCCCCGCCGGGCACAGATAGAGCAGGCGCAGTGGCCGCCGCCCGGGTCGCCCTCCTCCCGTAGCGCCCCCTGGCCCTGGGCCCCAGCGAGCCGCCAGAGGCGTCAGCTGCACCCGCGCCTCCCGCTCCGCCACGTCCAGCGCGATGACGCCCAGCTCGAAAACGTGAGGCTTGAGCTCTGCGCTCTGGTTGAAGGCGTGGTTGGACACGTACCGCGAGGGGTCCCCGTGGCCACAGCGCTGCTCCTCCATTGGGTCAGCGGGGACCTGGTCTTCCGCTTCTTCACCCTCACCTGcctcctcctccgcctcctcctgCTCCGGCCCCATCTCTGAATCCCCGAGGACACTAACCCGGCCCAGGCCTTGGCCTTTGATTTTGCCTTCGGGCTTGGACGTTAGGACGCTGTTGCCCCGGGTTTTGGCTGTGGACTTACGCTCAGAGGTTGGAGCCTGCCCATCAGGGTCTCCCCCTGCGCCAGGAGCGTGCTTTGGGGGGCCGGGAGCTGCCACTGCCACGCGTACCGACGTGGAGTTGGCACCCAGCTCGTTGTGGGCACGGCAGGTGTAGACGCCTGCCTCCTTGGCACTCAGGAAGGGCACCAACAGGGAGCCATTGGTGAGGGCCAGGAAGCGCGGGGTGGCTGGGGGAGCCGGCCAGGCGTGTGCTGGAGTCGGGGTTGGGGCCTCTGTCTGCGTTGGCCCgtccccatctccttcctcctccccgccTTCCGCCCCGTCCCCGCCGTCCTCCCCGCTCAGGACCAGCGGGGCTAGCACTACGGTGCCACCCGGGATCTGAAGTTGCCATTGCAGGCGGGGCGTGGGGTGTCCTTCGGCGACGCAGTGTACCATGAGCGTCAGGCCGGAGGGCAGGGGGCTGCCCGGCGCCTCGGGCGGCGGCTCCACACTCAGACGCACACCGGGCGGGACACAGGATAGGGCGGGCAGGCGGTGCACCGGCACGCCCTGCAGCGCAGGAGGCGAGGCGCACGCGATGGAGTCGGGCTCCGGTAAGGAGACCCGGGTGCTCGCGGCCCAGGCCTGCAGCCACACAAGACTGCAACTGCAGTGGAAGGGGTTGTGGTAGAGTTGCAGATGCGACAGCGCGCTTAGCGCGTCGAAGGTGCCAGGAGCCAGTGTGCGAAGCCGGTTGTTGTTGATGCGCAGGGAGCGCAGATCAGGCAGCGCACCGAGTGCGTCCCGGGGCAAGGAGCCCAGGCGGTTGTGGTTCATCTTGAGCAGCTGTAGCGCGCTCAGGTTACGCAGGTCGCTCCATGGGAAGCTGGATATGAGGTTGTGGCTCAGGTCGAGGTTCTTGAGCTGGCTCAGCACGGCCAGCGAGCCGGGTTCCACCGTGCGCACCTCATTGTGCGCCAGCCACAGCGAGGTGACCTGCGTGACGTCGGCGAAAGCCCCGCGCCGCAGTACGGTGATCTTGTTCGCCGACAGACTGAGGGTGGTCACGTTGGCCGGCAGTCCTTCTGGCACCTCGCGCAGCTCCTTGTAGGCGCAGTCGGCGAACTGGTGCGCGTACTTGTCCACGCAGGCGCAGGGCTCTGGGCACGCTGCGGCCGCTCCTAGCAGCGCCCAAGCCAGACACAGGGTCCTCAAGGGCACCATCGCTGATCCTGCAGGTGGAAACGAGGGTGAGGGGGTGGCaggcgtggggtggggggacaagGGTGGGcatgggagagggaggggggaggcgtAGGACGGGGAGGGGTAGGGGGAGAATGTGACTCACGAGTTTCAGCTTCCCTCCCCTGCCAAGTTCTGCCTCCTGTAAACCTGTCTAGGGCAGATCCCAGGGCTCTGGTAACTTTCTGCTCTGGGCCCAGATTCTCTCTTAGGCACGAGTTGGAGCTCAATAAGTCAGGGGATTCAGTGCGTGCTCCCTCTCAGGACTTCCTTTTCTAGCAGCCTCCTACCTCGCCCTTTTCTCTCTACCTAGCTGGTCAGCCTGGGGCTAGACCTTCCACAGGCTGGGCCGCTACCCGGTCTGCCCTGagctttgcactgatccctgactCTTTCTAACCCTAGGTTTAACTCAGTGAAAGGGATACATAGGCTATTTTTGTCCGTGACCCTCTGTCCTCCCTTGAACTCTTTGTCCCACTGCACAGAACTCGCTCACACATGCCCATACAGTCGCTGGACAATGCAACACAAGCCCAGGCACCTGCCATCAAACCGGGACTTCTGTTTAGGGGTTTAGGGGGTCCCAACACATTTCACAGACAGACAAACACAAAGACACCCAGACCGAGGCACCATATACTCTGGAGCCCTCATTGTTCTCTGAACTGAACACAGCATTTGTACACCGTCCTCCAGCACCGGGCAAGGCGCCTTCCTGTTCATTGTTGCAACTGACAGACAACGGGGCACAAGTCCTCACACCGGCCGACCCACATACCCGGACACAGGTGGGCACTTGAGCCTGCACACAGCCCTCTGAGACTGAAATCCCAGCGGCTCAGCAAAAGGTGTGAACTTGCTGCAGGTGGCAAGAAGACTGGGCCGGGGACCGGGGAAGCAGACTCGCCTGGCCCCTCTCGGGCTGCAATCAAAGCTGCCTTTCCTGGGGGGCTGCATCTCCAGGGAGGGGAAAACCATCAGGGCTGCTCGGTCAACCTTCCTTCTCCAAGCTGGGACCGAGAGCAATGGAGGGACGTCACTAAAGGTTCTCACACCCCCCTCAGGACCTCCCATGGGGGAAGGGGGTGTCCCTGGCCAGTGGGGTCAAGGTGGCTGTCACCAGCTAATCAAGTAGAAGGTTCAAGATTTGGCCTCTCTTCTGCAGCCCGGATGCCTGACGACGCCccccagcaaaaaaaaagaaaaaaaaaaaagattcttatcCCCAGTCACAACAAACGGCGCCTACAAAcagaatcccccccccccccccacttaggGCTCCTGACAGGTTGGCAGAGCCCCTCCCACACTCTGGTCTTTAGAACCCGCATCCCCACTCCCTCTTGTTCCCGAGGGAAGGCCCCTCCCCTCTGGCCCCCGTCTCCCGCTTGCTAGAGCCAGCAGGGTCTGACACCCTGGACGGAATCTACCCCTTCCTGGGTCAGGGCTGTGCAAGTGGTCTCCGAGGCTTACCGGCTGCTCTCCAACTCTCCGTGCGCTGCCCTCGGGTTGCAACCCCCTCTCCAGACTCGATGTCGCGGAGCCAGGACGACAGCCCAAGGGCGCTTCCCACATCTGTTGCTGCGACTGTAGGGGAAGATGgtagagaggcagagaaagggaCAGGTAAGTTGCGGATTCCCCTGGCCCTGCGGTCCcacttcagttttccttttcGCATCTGTCTCCCCCTACCTCTTACCGGCTGCAGATTGAAGAGTCCTCGCGGGCTGCGGGGCTTTGCGCAGCCTCTCCTACCTCCCGCATCGTCTACATTTGTTAAAGCCGTAGAGATTCTTCCCCTGGTCACAAAGAGGCGCCCCCACGCCCACCGCCCTCGACTTGGCTCTTTCCAGTTCACCACACTCCCATAACCCACGTTCCCCCTACATCTATACATCTGCAGACATTATCACTATTCTTAATTATACAGCCCCCTCCCCCCGTTCAAACATGTTGGCTCAGACACTGACCCTCACACCGTCCACACAGTTGCTCTTCAATATTAGAATTACCCATCATCATGTAATAATCGCGCCAATGTGTTGATCTCTCGCTATGTTCACACACATTTTCACTCGCCGGTGAGTGTTCACACCCGGGACACTCACCATTCCCCTCCTCCTGCACGCACACACATTCATGCGCACTCACCCTCACGTCCGGGTCCCGCCAGGGCCCGTTAGCTTTGCTGCTAATTGAATGCGAGCCTCTTTTACGCCCCGCAACACGTGAGACAAACCATCTTTGAGGAATTGGGGGAAGGAAAGGCGCACGCCTGAAGTGGGGGAGGCGTGTCTTTGCCTTAAAACTCTTTCTGCAAATGCAGGCGGTGGTGCCGACAGACCTCGCCCGGGACTGACTGAGCTGCGCGCCTCCCGGCTCGCGCGGACCCTTCCTTCCCGCACCCTCGCTGCTAGCCGCCTCCTCCCCGAAGCCACGTTCAACACGATGCATAATTGATAGTGTTAGCAGAGCGCCTCACCCTCCCTGCTATTTTTGCCTGGATCCGGGCAGCTACGAGCCCCTGttttccccgcccccaccccacccccaacagccCAACCCGGAGACTAGAACGCACCGCCCTACTGGGCGCGCGGAGAAGCGAcgctcccctccccagcccaccaccgccccagcccagcctcctcAGCTGGACTGCGCACGTCTTGTCTTTTGTGGCTAACCCAGCGCTTGAAGCCCACCGCCCAGCGCACGGGACCGTGCGTATCGCCAGGGCGCGAGGGTACCAGCCTGCGCTCCCAGGAAGCCCGCCCAAGCGCACCCAAGCGCCTCGCCCTCTGGTCTTGCTAGCTTGGGGCTCCGAGGCTGCAGCAGACGGCGAGATGGAGAGGCATGGTTACAAAACGTCTCCTTTTGAGCACTGTGGGTTGGGGATGTAAGGCTTGAGCATCTCTCCCTCCTCCGCCCCCACCAACGTCTTCACAGTCTAACCAGCGAACACACCATcagccacccccccacacactatCCCT
The window above is part of the Dama dama isolate Ldn47 chromosome 13, ASM3311817v1, whole genome shotgun sequence genome. Proteins encoded here:
- the ISLR2 gene encoding immunoglobulin superfamily containing leucine-rich repeat protein 2: MVPLRTLCLAWALLGAAAACPEPCACVDKYAHQFADCAYKELREVPEGLPANVTTLSLSANKITVLRRGAFADVTQVTSLWLAHNEVRTVEPGSLAVLSQLKNLDLSHNLISSFPWSDLRNLSALQLLKMNHNRLGSLPRDALGALPDLRSLRINNNRLRTLAPGTFDALSALSHLQLYHNPFHCSCSLVWLQAWAASTRVSLPEPDSIACASPPALQGVPVHRLPALSCVPPGVRLSVEPPPEAPGSPLPSGLTLMVHCVAEGHPTPRLQWQLQIPGGTVVLAPLVLSGEDGGDGAEGGEEEGDGDGPTQTEAPTPTPAHAWPAPPATPRFLALTNGSLLVPFLSAKEAGVYTCRAHNELGANSTSVRVAVAAPGPPKHAPGAGGDPDGQAPTSERKSTAKTRGNSVLTSKPEGKIKGQGLGRVSVLGDSEMGPEQEEAEEEAGEGEEAEDQVPADPMEEQRCGHGDPSRYVSNHAFNQSAELKPHVFELGVIALDVAEREARVQLTPLAARWGPGPGGATGGGRPGRRPLRLLYLCPAGGGAAVQWSRVEEGVNAYWFRGLRPGTNYSVCLALAGEACHVQVVFATKKELPSLLVIVAVSVFLLVLATVPLLGAACCHLLAKHPGKPYRLILRPQAPDPMEKRIAADFDPRASYLESEKSYPPGGEAGGEEPEEAPGEGLDEDVEQGDPTGDLQREESLAACSLVESQSKANQEEFEAGSEYSDRLPLGAEAVDIAQEINGNYRQTAG